The Cyclopterus lumpus isolate fCycLum1 chromosome 1, fCycLum1.pri, whole genome shotgun sequence sequence TTTATATGGATGTGCTCCAAGCTTGTAACTGTGATATTTAGACTTGGGTATGTTAAAGGTTGAGGCTGGTGGTATtctatgtttttgttattgtcaacaaatcccatgaaattCAAAATACAATCCAACCTTTCCATCCAACCCTCTCTGTGGCTCTCAGCCCAGGCCCAATCATTTTGATTGAATATGTGATTCTTTGGTCAAAAGAAACTGGTCAAACTGCTGAGTAATTTCCTAAAACATGTGGCGTGTGTGTTTGGGACTATTTTAATCTAAGTGCAGATTAATGCACATTTGGTGCTCTGAGTATTGACAGCAGCAGAACAGCGTTTGTGggattgagtcaaaataaactcatGTGCCCAGATTAATATTAATGAAGGATcatgtcacccagtgcaacactggctcatttgtgttttgaattattatttttttagctgtaaaataagctctgtggcaaacatgTTTGTGACacttaaatgttttgttcacaaaataatcttcacaaatgaacaccacttttgtgatttttgttttaagtAAAAGGCTAACATTAAGCAAACTAATTTGcaacaaaaaactaattccAGCGAGTCGCATGATTTCACTACACCACCACAGATCCAGTATTCAGTGTGATGACGTTTTGttgtctcatttagccacttctTAGCAACTTAGCAATAATAAGTTCTAgccttatttttttattcacgtTATTTACTGAGGCATTTAATGTTTATAGATGTTAATGCTTAATAATCAAACCTGAGCTCCTAACAATGTGTTTACCTCTGTGCAGACTGGACCCATCCCCCTGCAGTATCTTGTCAAACCCACCCGGAAGCGTAGGAGGGCCCCCCAGTCTGCCGCCCAGGGCCACTCTGACGGCGTCAACACCAGCCCGACATCGGAGAGCGACTCCCAGAGTGACAAAGTCCACAGTCCTGCTGCGGCCCAGCCGCCCCGAGCCTCCTCACAATCCAGCCCCGCGTCCCACAACCTCTCTCCCGCTATCCAAAGCTCCAACGGTACCACTGTGACCAACAACACTCAGCGACACACTCTGGCCTCCAAACAGGGCGCCAACGCTCGGAAGGTGACTGTCAACGGCACGAGCACTGGGGCTGGCaaagaggaggcgagaggaggcgACAAAAGTGGTTTGCCTCCGACGACCTAACGTGCATACAGGGCAGCGGGGGAGGACAGTGTTTGAATTGCTCCCTTCATTCTTTCTAAATGGAGAGAAACGACAAGATTGAGCCTTCTGGACAAACAGGAGGCAGATTACTGTTATCATCTTTCAGCGGGAAAGACTGAGAAGTGCAGCCAAATAGAcacttgtatgtatgtatgtgcgtgcgtgtgtgtgtgtgtgtgtgtgtgtttatgtgtgttagACTAGAACAGTGCACACATACAAACTGTACAGTATGTATCAAATGTGAGCATGTGtgcatacatatgtataaacTTATCTTTTATACAAGATATTGTAATCGTTTTGTATTGTATATGCAGTGGGTCTGTTTCATTTCCATACTGTAGTTGCATCAAcatggatttggctccataacACTTGGGACAAAATGCTGAAAGACATTGCAGTGTTCACCACTGCAGGAGTTGGATGTAAAGAGAAAAACAGTCATGTTAATAACTGCTGTATAAGTGTCCAGTATAAGCAACTGCTCATCAGGTAACACCGGTACATTACATTAAACTGTTGATGCACTTTGTCAAGGCCAGATCACACAATCCAATAAGTATTTTCCAACAGGAGAagcatttatatttacaaagtTCCAAGCACTACCATGCTCGTAAGCAGATGTTTGTCAGCAGACCGTGTTCTTTCTCTCATGGCAGTCGAAGAGCTCAAAAGGGATTTTTGGCCATGTATGTTGTAGTTCCATAAATTTCAacattccttttgttttttttcaacaaacaatgatactttttttaatcagccatatgtgcatgttttaggtcaataaaatgtttacttACTAGGTATTTCTGACCTGACTGTCCTGTTTATGATTCTCTGAATGTGAAAATGGAGCTTTAAACTTTGTGTGACATTAGCTTATTTTTGCTGTGGTTTCTCACAGAGagctgccctgtgtgtgtgtgtgtgtgtgtgtgtgtgtgtgcaatgagTGACcttaaaatgttaatgttactCCATTATCTTGGAAGAACAAccaatgtttaaatatttagatttatacATTGAAAACATCAAACCACATGTAGTTTCTAAGTAATAAACTGAAACCGAACAGGAATGATTAAAGAGACTAAAACATGCCATAATGCATGTTAATGTTTCCCAACCTTTTTCAATGATAAGATTCCCTTTTTTGGTGGTTGGACATTCAGCTGTTCTCTTTTTAAGATGATATAACTGACATATGATGAAAGtcatgtgacaaataaaagacCATGCCCCCTGCCTACCAGAATGAGGCATAGGGGGAAGTATCAGCACAAACATTTAAAGGCATTTCTGTCAAGTTACATACGTTTTACTCAAGCAGCCTGTTCTGAATCTGAACACATGATTTTGGCAGATATTCACTGTGTGCACATACAGCAACATGTCAGTAGCTCACAAGCACAGCCACCTGCTGGATGATAGACAGTTGGGTCTTCTCttatcaaaatgtttttcaatCGTTTCTGCGTGCAGTACTTCACATTGTCAATATCAAGGCTCTGTGTAGAGGAAAGTTTGTCTCCAATATTACAGGGcatcatcatttttttgttttgttttgtttttatatttgacaACATTATCATGGACAGGTTAACCCAAACTGGCAACTCAAGTGACTGTTTATGTCTtaatattttacaaacaaaataaaatgatctcCCAAAAGTTaaacaggaaaagaaaatggcatTTATATATGGAGAAGCTGCTCCCTCTCTGGCCCTGACAGATTGTAGTTGTTACACACCATCACAATGATAGGATGAAATTATACATTGCTTCGTGAACACACTTCACAGTACGATTTCTACAAGGACAGTTTTCGCTTGTAAAAGCAGCCTATAGATAAACATTTTAACCATAATGCTAGTCAACCCCTTTTTAACGTCCTTTTATATGGACTTCAAGTACCATTTATATGCAACATTGCCCACAATGGCCTAATAAAACGAAGATCTTGTAGCCACCTGAATATAAACAGTATGGCAAAAtctctctttttaaacaaaTCTCTATTGTATCACAGAATATCGGCCAACTCTGTCGTTAATGCAACATTGTCTCTCCTATAGAAAGACAAAGCAAGGACAATTTAAGTTGTGAGCTGTGGAGTTCACCTCGTAAGCACTGAGAGGAATACTGACGAGACAAGATCCAAGCTTGATCAGTTTACGGGCGCTGCGATGATAAGAGTGCAACGATGTACAGAAATGTGAGTGCAACAGCAACATAAATACTCTGTTCAAATTCCTCTCTGCCGTCCTTTTCAAGAGTACGTTTGTTCATGTAATGTGGCAGAAACAATGAAGTCCTGCTTGTGCGTGCCGTCACAGTAAGGTGGGTTGTTTGAATACTTGCAACCACACAACCAAACTGTTACGTCTTTCTCGGGGACAAAGCGTAGCGGGGACAAGCCTTGGGCTTTGGTCTTGTGGGCTCCGTTGCAGAAAGGCTGAAAGATAAAGATGTGTTTAGGAAATATACAGAACTTCAGGCCGTAGCAATGCCAGATAAAGTCAGAGGGTGGTTTTACCTGATTCTTGCTGTGTCCACAGGTGCACCATGAGTAACGCTTTCCAGCAACTAGGTCCACTTTGAAAGGCTTCTTAGAGGGGACGACCGGTTCTGGAGGAAGTGTGGAGAGCTGGACCTGTGGACAGAGGAACATAAGAGTGCTCGTTGTATTTAAAAGATATGTAGTCATGCTGTAGGGTGCAAACACTCCACTTAACGACATGTTCTGCcttgttaaagtaaaagtaaatacatattaaCTCTGTAATGGTCAGAGTTTAATAATGGTTTAGCATTAAAGCCCCTTACATAGCACACCATCACTATCCCGCCTGATTAGACCTCTTCTCAGGACTGTGTGGGCCCCTGACTCTCTGGTCCGTTTCGTTAGACCAGTTAAGGTGGAACAACTTAATCGTTAATAACAGTTAATACGGTTTGGTAACCGTCTACCTGAGCAAGACTCTAATTAACTGGAGgtggaaacacctgtgtgggtgtgcacgCTCTTAAAGCAGTATGTTCAACAGATGCCTGCATGATTAAAACACTTGAGgtggattattatttatttgttatctgACCTTTTCACAGTGAAGTGAAGCCGAGCACTGCTGAATATTTGTCACAAGACACACGGCTCCATGTTCTCGAAAGAGTCAAAGCTGTGGCCATGTGCATCCAAACACTGTATTGTCAACCAAGCCCAGACAGACAAAGGTCGAATCAGGCTTTGATTACAAACAGCTGTGCAGGAGCTCGTGGATGTGGGTACTATTATGGGTGTCGTGTTTTATATAACGTTACAGCACAACTAACTTACTAGTCAAGAAATATTGATGAGTGGAACGTACAGTTCTTCTATCTGAAACGTGTTGAGTTAGCTGGACAATATGactcaataataaataatacttgGTGGGTCGACAAGTAGCGGTTTGATAAACACAATACAAGATGATTTATCAACCTAACGTTATATAACGTTACTTCAGACTCGTTGGGAACATTAGCCCAGAAATATCATATTTACAAAAGGCAAGGGTAAATATTAGGACTTAATTTACCTTAGAAGCCGCCACAGCTGTTATCCAAGGTTGCCGCAGGGTTAAATGGATCCATTTGTGGTCTAATTTGGTCACCAACGTGTTCATGTTTTCAATGCAACCTAGGTGCTGCTCAAAGGAGCGCGCGCTACAAACAACAGTGGACGTAAAGTCACAATTACTTTACAGCTACAGGAAATAGAAActgtcaaacaaacagaaacgaGTATCAGTGCGAATACTTTGGAAATACTGCATAATATAACAACCTACATCACTTCCTGTCGAGTCACGTGTACGTAGCTGAACCAATCCTGAGGCGGACGTCGGTCAGTCGCAGACTGAATTGATTTATCGTCCAAAACACTGCAGGACCAGTTTaccatttaatatttaaatgtcatgtaccaatatgttttatatagtgtccagaaatatgacaaattacgacaatacaataaacacatttgagaGAATGATAGCGAGCAATagcctgttcacctgtctgccGCTTGATTAGAGATAGGGACATCAGTTTGCCACCATAtcatttgtctgttttctttttatgaacAATGACATGAAATTAACATCGCAACCTTGAATGAACACAACCCATAATTGGCATAACGAATACAGTCTCATTTTAATCTATGCAGATGTCTCTACCGGCTCTGTGCAGGTCTTTGTTGTTCTGACATATCTTTGTTGGTCTTCCACATCTTGCTCTGACTTCAACTGTTCCAGTTGTCTGATAATGTTTCAGACAGTTGTAGCCTTCTACTTGTTGGTGGAAGTGAACTATCTTTATTCTGACGTCCTTGGACAGAGAAACTCATGGTTTCCAGACCGAACAGCCGCTGCAGCTGGACACTTActtaaataatcatttaaaaaaacatttttcttagGGTGCCCACATCTTTGCACACCACGTTATGAATGTCATCGACAcaacacatttgttatttttccaGGCATGTTTAAATGGGTATACAACATTGTGCTCAtatcatattaaaaaaacaatgtaatatcTATAGACAAAATATCAGTTGAAGACAACACAATTTCACCTTCTCTTACATTTACTTGACTTCATTTAAAGACACCTTTTATCGACTTCATTAAATCCTGGAAGATGACCTTGAAGTGTGAGCCATCACAGTACGGTGCGCCTTTGGTTTGCTTACAGGCACACAGCATGACCGTCCTGTCTTTGTCAGGGGTGAAGCGTAGAGGAGGGATGCTTGGAGCTTTTGACTTGTGAGATCCGTCACAAAAAGGCTGACggaaagagaaaaaagctgTAAAGACTGTACAAATATGTCTTAGGTAATGACATTTAGTATCCCCGTGGCCATTTTTAAGTTTTATTCTATTGTAATGTTAACTAATTTAGGTGTGTCAGTTACAGGGCCTTACTTTAAGCGATAATTCAGATATTTTTTAATGGGGTTGTATGAGCTACTTATCCATAGTCACCTGTGTGGTTAAATTACTGTTTTCAGTAGAGTCTTATGACTTTGACAAGAGCATAGATGGCTGCTTCAGTTCTCTGTCAAAATAGGCTGTCTGACGGCAAGGTACAGCGGTAAAAGTATTCTACATATTGTGTACACTTGAACTTCTTTTTCGGTAGGCGTTTTATTAGGTGGCTCAAATATGTTGTCCATGGCAGTACATTGCTTTGATTCCGTGCTGGTACTCCTCTCCGTTTCTCCAAACTGAGACAAGTAAATGTTACAAGACCATGGATAACATTGAGTGGTTACTAAACCTGCGCTtttgacaaatacaaaatacatatatataaaataataataaataaatatttaggaAGTCTACTCTACATTACTGGGGGTCTCTGGAAACATAAGACTAGTTTGAAGTGAcgtatgaaaatgtaataaatgacaCCTATGAGTTTgtgatgtttattgtcattgttagTCAAAAGAGGAACAGCAAACTCCTTTTAGAAGGGATCTTTCAAACTGGTGGGAATGTAAACAGGACACATATTGCAGTAAATGAGCTGTGCCTCTAGATGACTGGGTTCCTTCTTTTAGCCCAGGTACTTCTGAAAGTTGAACCCTAAGACGCCATACACACTCACCTGTTTCTTGCTGTGTCCACAAGCACACCAGGCGTAGCGTTTTCCAGCAGAAACCTTCACCCTGTAGGGCAGCCGGGCTGCAGCGACAGGCTGTGTCGACTGCAGGCAGCACTGAACCTGCAGACAGAATGACTTATCATAACATGTGCCACACACAGCCCAGAGAACTGTGTAATCAATCAGAGgaatacatataaacatatatgtataattaaaaaaacaaatccttaTTAGTGATGTTTGAATATGTAAGTTGTACTTTAATGCTATACATGGTCAAATGAAGTGACTGTTGGGTAGTTTAAGCtcaaacaatttattttcactcaTTGTATGTTTTGTATTAAGAAATGTAATCGGAAAATAAACTAtatgggaaaaaataaaaaggtactttattacacacacacattatatatatatatatatatatatatatatatatatatatatatatatatatatatatatatatatatatatatatatatatatatatagagagagagagagagagagagagagagagagagagagagagagagagagagagagagagagagagagagagagagagagaatacagttCTTGGACAGCTCAAGTTTGAACCAGTAGGTGTCGTGTTTTGTGTTAGCGTTgtgaagaaaaaggaaagctaGCCGACACTAGATTTCTTGTCATGACTCAGCCCTCCGCCAAACGTGATCAGTAAACACAAGAGAGGCGAATAAACAGTAAATATAGTGAGTGACTTTTATTGTGTAACGTTAGACAATGATCGCTCACCATCGACGAGGAAACGGGTCGTCTGCAGGTCTGCATGCATCCTCTCCGGACTGCGACTATAAAGCTGGTCGTGTTCATTTCAACTTCACGTGAAACAAATCGAAATGTACTCCAGTGCTCTGAAAATCACAGGATTTCATAAAAAGCTGCTTCACAAAACTTGGCGGCCTTCAGGAGGTTACAACATGGCTTCCACTCGCGTGCTGAAGCCACTCCTTACTTCCTACctcacccctctcccccctcagGCCCTTTAATTGGTTACATTTGAAAAGGTAAAACCCGCTGGTCAAGAAGAAAATAATTACCTGCTGAACTTCCGCTGCTGTAACATATGAGTATATGTTTCTATTATTAGTTACTAAAAGCTATGAATTCATATCCACGTTCCTCTCTACTCAAGTGCACAAACTAATAACAGATAAGTCATTCAACACCagagagaaaatgtaaaaaacaactcagtaaaatacatttattgacaaaagaaaagtcGTCTTAAATCGGTCCTTTTtaattttacacacaaaaatatcaaaatactTTACAGGGCTTTAAATCTGAATAATGTCAAATTTGTTTTGATCAATTCTCTCAAACAAATACACTGTACAATGACAACATgcttgtccttttttaaaattcagtgcttatttaatttaattttttttccccagggAACAATGCATTCAAAATGATGCATTGTTATTACTTGGTATTTAGCAACACATCTGAGACGTCACTGCATTTCATGCAATTCATATCCCAATAGGTAATTCCCTCTCCATCAAACTTCATTCAGAGCCAGGTGcttaaatgtaatacataaaAGATACACAGTACGACATTGGTTACCCAAACTTCAGCGCTTAAAAagaatgaatgtgtttttacacaaacataTTAAAGTATACAACTCTTATTCCAACAAAATTGAAAAAGGTACTAAAAACGATTTACAGTTGGGCCCAAAGCGCCCCAGTGCAACATGAAAACGAAACCGCTTCAGAAATCCTTCGCATCACTTCTCTTGGACATGGTTGTGTGTCTGGACATTGCCTCAACTGAGAGGTGACTCATAAGGACATACTTGGTCAATTGCAGACACTTGGAGTCATGTCAACGTGTTGGCTCATGTCTTTATCAACAGAATCAACATTCTCCTTTTGTCATTGCTACAGTATTTATCACGGACTAGTGCGCTGCTAGAAGTTCCTTTATGACGTCTACATTAGCTGCTAACTAAATATTCTAGCACTCAAGATATCACATGTAAGGGAGATCATGTTCAAGATTGCAAACAAGTGAGAAACAcaggataaaataaaataaaataatccctTACTTTGTGAGTATCCTTTGTTAGTAAAACTAAGCCAAACAGAGGCATCATATGATAAAGTAAAGTGGAAGGAAAGACACGTTCATCTCTACGTTGGCTTAAGTTATGAAATGGGCTCAAACAGCCCTGCAGTGAAGGTCAACAGTAACAACACCGTCTGATAACAGCTACACTATGTATCACACACCGTTGCGACCGAACTTTAATAATAGTTTACATCTTGGCCGTCCCCAGCCGTCTCCTATGACATCGCTGTACACGCTAGACTGTAAATCCTTGTTTCTCAGTTCTCTGAAGCACAAACAACTAAAGATCATTGCATctgaacacaaacattacaATAGAAAATCATTTGACACTTTAGTTACTACTAGACGGCTATTTACACATTTCACCTTTTGAAATCATCAGCCAGCTATCAAAAGTATAAATGGGTATTTAGGAAGAGTGCTTTCACTTTACTAATGCACCCCAAGATAAAAAAACACTATAGAAGGAAGACGACAAGAGAGTGTAAGCCTTTGGGCTCATGTTTTCTCTGTACATCTAGCATCATTAAGGCATCTATCCAGTATTGCTAAAAGAACATCTAGTTGGTGTGAACATGAAAGGAATATCCAAGTATGGAAGTAACATTAAAAAATGACACTTCAGGAAGAGGAGTGCaaaatattcacataaatcaAAAACCTGTCAAAGACCTGACCGAGCATCCTTCTGAAGGTACTGTGTTGATGGCTAATTTGCTAACATGCAAAGTGCACACTTGTTTAAAAACTATTAATTTCTTACAATTTCCAAATGTTTGGTTTTGTCTGCTTAATCTCGATAGCAACTGGGAAGATATAAACATCTTTAGAAACTCTCAAAGGTGGTTTTGAATAAAATCTGGTGCTCAACATTCTTGTTGATGCCAGTTTCTAGTGGACCATAGCGCCATTTTGGATCCACAGGCTAAGTgccatttttacatttacatgaatCAATAGAGCTAACATCATTATTTTTGGTGGGCATTTAAATCTAGTGAAGGCTATTGCGGTAATGACTCAGCACGAAATATTAACAATGGAAAATGGGTGGCAGAAACATCTGAGGTAATAACTAGCTTAATGTTGAAATGCCACTAACCATATATCAGAAATGACAGTATATGTATCCTTTACACAATAAGTGCCTGTGAGAAGCTGCAACATGTAGAAGATCTGGATGAAAATTTGGGGTTAACACAAAGGGAAGACACAATATCAAGGAAGACAGTTGAGGTTGCAAGAAGTGCCCAACGTCTGTGATTCTCACTTTATCCCAAAAGCCTACACAGCACCTGCAGGAATGAGCAGGAACTCTGGCTCCGCCTTCATAAGCAGCCCCATTGGTCTAGTAACAAATTAGTGCAATTTAAGAAGAGACCACTGTATTCATGCTCTCTGAAAGCTGCCTACACAAAAAACCTATAAGAACCTCTGAtataaagaattaaaaaacatgaaaaatgtcACCTTGATGTTTCAGTCCATCCTGTTATACATTCATAAGAGGGTGTAAGATAAAGATGACAGAAGAAAAAATGTTCAGAAGTCATGTAAGTTGACCTTAGTTCTTCAAGTGGGCTGTGATGCCCCATAACTTCATTTGAGCTGCTCCTATGAAATCAAGAAACATCACCCATTCTTGTCTCCACCTTTGTCCCCTGCAGCCTGAAAATACAATCGCACAATGAATTTCCAATATAAAAAAACTTCAACATAATAGGATCACAATTAGAAGTCCTGCAGTACTACTCACCCCAGGCTTGTGAAGTGCATTGTCCAGAAGGCCAAAGAGGCTGCATCCCTGGCCGCTCTGTAGGGGCGAGGCTGTAGCTGAGGACAGCAGGTTAGGTGACTGGGCGATCATGGGTGAGTTTGGGGTGGAGGAGAGTGCTCCCGTCAGCGTGAGGCGCTGCAgctccctctgtctctgctgctgcagcatctgGCACACCATCACCTGCTGCTCCTGGCAgatggaggggagagaaaaCAGCCAATTCATGGTACATTCAAGGAACCTGGGAAAGGTTAGTCCATCTGTATGCTTTAGtaatcatatttattaaaaagcagCCTTTCAAGTGTTTCTTCTCCCTAacatgttacatgtgtgtgggAGACCAGAGCCGCTGAACAAGTGAAGTTTTCATTGGGTTGTCCACTTTGTACCtttttactgtgtgtttttacagttcACTGGTGGCTTGAATATACCCGCCCATGATCTCAAATAAACCCTAAAACACCAGTCACCAAGGAAAGAAGCAGTTCTATGTTTACCAGACGTCCACAGTGTCTGACTGGCTCCAAACTCCACCAGACGTTTACCAGTTTGCAAGTCAAATAGGAACACGCATGGTAGCTCGTTTCCTGTTGTTCAAAAGGAGTCACACAGTGACTCATAACTTCAGCAGCTAGTTAGTCTCAAGCTACTGGAGATATTGTTACCCCAATAATAAtcctaaaatgtaatatttcacattttactCTTTTGTATAGTAAATATTTAAGCAGTGTGTTTCTTATCATTAGTGTCCCATGTTTGACTATAAATGTTGTCTGGACGCTAAGGAGAGGAATACAAAATAAGGCAGAGCCCTACTTTCTTATGAGACTAATTAATTCTGgttaattattaaaacaaaatgtgttgaatTGGACACGGGTTACATTTACTttaattaaaggaatagtttgacattttggaaaaaataCTAATTGCTAGATGAAAAGATCAGTATTGCTCTGAAGTCTGTGTATTAAGTATGAAGCTATAGCCAGCATACAGTGtgcttagcttagcaaaaaGACTGCAAAGAGGAGGAAACCTCTAGCCTCTGTCCAAAAGTAACTAAATCTGCCTACAGCCATATTGTCTTCCTGAGTTTATGTAAATCAAATAATGCCATAATACCTAGTATCTTTAAGAAAATGtacattgtgaaaaaaaaggtgagaatAGGACAACGCGTGAATCATTACAGGGGTGAAGTTCTGTGAGGTGAGGaactgctggagctgctgctgctgctgctgctgttgctcgagaagaagctgctgcttctgctgctctgACAGGAGAGAAGACCTGAAACACAAGCAACGACACATGGCCACATTACACACCAGGCGATGCAACACTGATCAGTCCAAACCATTAGATTTACTTATCCCGGACATAATGTCAacggaaacaaaacaagaattCATTTCAAAGTGTATCTCTTCCTTGGCTGATTTACAGACAGACTTGGTACATACGGGCTCAAACTCTTGGGAAGCTGAAAGCCCTGAGGGTTGAGCGGTGGAGGCTGGGGGCGCAGAGCGGGGAATGTGGGCTGAGGGGCGTTCTGCACAGGAGACTGGATCACACCGTTCAGACTGCCCAGCACGCCGTTCATATTCAGCTGAGGACTTCCTGCCAGGGACGACATGAGCCCGCCCACCGTGGGCAAAGAGGAGCCGACAGCCTGACTGATGGGCCCCGAGCCATCGCTCAAACCTCGATTCAGGCCGTTCAACAGGGGCTGGCCAAAGGAGGCAGGGCTCTGCTGAGGAGGAGTACTctggaaggagagggaggagctacTGCGGGACGGACTACCAGAGTGAAGCTCCTGAAACAAACGCATGACAAAACATTGTAGCAATTTAGCTCTCAGCTTTTGCTTTTGATGTAAAGTCAGTGCTGTTGCACTGAAGTCTACAGTAGTGCTGTATCAAACATCATATTCAACTGTGCAGAAATGCCAGATATAAAACAGAATGAATAGAAGAAGGCTGAGTCgcatttaaatgttgatttaaaatcTGAAAGCCAATGTCATGAGGGCATTCAGGCTTGGAACTATTCAGTATGGCGTTTTCAAGGTAAGAAAGGGTCTACAGGTTCTCACCTCAGATGAGGTAACAAAGGAGGTGTCATTCAGGAAACAGCTTTTGGACAGGGGGCTCTTATTGGTGCTCAGGGGGTctaaagaaaacagagacacaaagacacggtgaaaactacaaaatgctttttttaaactgatgtTAAAATGCCTTAGTAATCACACTTCACCATCCACATGCTGTCATTGTTCGAGGCTGTCAATCATGTTCCCAGCTGTTCTGATTAGCTGGTAACCAATAGCACAACAACCCAATTACATCGTTAGCCTAGCATccagctgctgtctcttttaaata is a genomic window containing:
- the LOC117736425 gene encoding CDGSH iron-sulfur domain-containing protein 3, mitochondrial-like, which codes for MNTTSFIVAVRRGCMQTCRRPVSSSMVQCCLQSTQPVAAARLPYRVKVSAGKRYAWCACGHSKKQPFCDGSHKSKAPSIPPLRFTPDKDRTVMLCACKQTKGAPYCDGSHFKVIFQDLMKSIKGVFK
- the LOC117736408 gene encoding CDGSH iron-sulfur domain-containing protein 3, mitochondrial-like — protein: MNTLVTKLDHKWIHLTLRQPWITAVAASKVQLSTLPPEPVVPSKKPFKVDLVAGKRYSWCTCGHSKNQPFCNGAHKTKAQGLSPLRFVPEKDVTVWLCGCKYSNNPPYCDGTHKQDFIVSATLHEQTYS